One window of the Falco biarmicus isolate bFalBia1 chromosome 2, bFalBia1.pri, whole genome shotgun sequence genome contains the following:
- the LIG4 gene encoding DNA ligase 4: MASAPASQPSPKKTVASRVPFADLCSTLERIQQCKSRPEKTKYFKDFLDSWRKFHDALHQNEKDVTDSFYPAMRLILPHLERERMAYGIKETMLAKLYIELLNLPKDGKDAAKLLNYRAPAGSRVDAGDFAMIAYFVLKPRSPKQGRLTIEQVNEHLDTIANNNAAKNKGLLKKSLLQLITQSTALEQKWLIRMIIKDLKLGVSQQTIFSIFHPDAAELHNVTTDLEKVCRQLHDPSVSLSDVSITLFSAFKPMLAAIADVQQIEKQMNNQLFYIETKLDGERMQMHKDGDVYKYFSRNGFDYTQQFGASPLDGSLTPFIHKIFKSNIQNCILDGEMMAYNPETQTFMQKGNRFDIKRMMEDSDLQTCFCVFDVLMVNDEKLGHEVLSKRYEILSSVFTPVTGRIHVVHKKSARTRKEVIDALNEAIDNREEGIMVKDPMSTYKPDKRGEGWLKIKPEYVNGLMDELDLLIVGGYWGTGARGGMMSHFLCAIAETPPPNEKPSIFHSICRVGSGYTMKELHDLGLKLAKHWKPYHRRDPPCNILCGTEKPEMYIEPCNSVIVQIKAAEIVTSDMYKTECTLRFPRIEKIREDKEWYECMTSDMLEDLRRKAEGKLASKHLHIDDYSKPQEKKRKTVSKVRKIIGIAEQFKAPDLSSVNKVSSVFEDIEFCVMTGTGKYSKSELESRIAECGGSVVQNPGLDTYCVIVGTENVRVKNIIASNKYDVVRAEWILQCLQHKMLVPWQPAFMIHMSPDTKEDFAREYDCYGDSYTADTDVAQLKEVFSRMKDNKMMLLEKIAELEERYSWNSCQLSIFRGNTIYVDFYAVVNEPRTKIHGTTLSIRALELRFYGAKVVPHLEEGVSHIVIGEDHSRVEEMKALRRTFGKKFKIVSELWVIQSVEEGVPKNENQYLI; encoded by the coding sequence ATGGCTTCCGCACCTGCTTCGCAGCCCTCTCCTAAAAAAACGGTGGCTTCTCGAGTGCCTTTTGCGGATTTGTGTTCTACTCTAGAGCGAATACAGCAGTGTAAATCTCGCCcggagaaaacaaaatatttcaaggatTTCCTGGATTCCTGGAGAAAATTCCATGATGCTCTTCACCAAAATGAGAAAGATGTCACAGATTCTTTTTACCCAGCAATGCGACTTATTCTTCCACacttggaaagagaaaggatgGCATACGGGATTAAAGAAACTATGCTTGCGAAGCTGTATATTGAACTGCTTAATTTACCAAAAGACGGAAAAGATGctgcaaagcttttaaattacAGAGCACCTGCTGGCTCACGTGTAGATGCTGGAGATTTTGCAATGATTGCGTACTTCGTATTAAAACCTAGGAGCCCAAAACAAGGCAGACTGACAATAGAACAAGTCAATGAACACTTAGACACAATAGCTAACAATAATGCTGCTAAAAACAAGGGTCTGTTAAAGAAAAGTCTTCTTCAGTTAATTACCCAGAGCACAGCACTGGAACAAAAATGGCTCATCCGGATGATTATAAAGGATCTAAAGCTTGGTGTTAGTCAGCAAactatattttccatttttcatccTGATGCTGCTGAATTACACAATGTCACAACTGATTTGGAAAAAGTTTGCAGACAACTGCATGATCCCTCTGTCTCACTTAGTGATGTTTCTATCACgttgttttctgcctttaaacCAATGCTTGCTGCGATTGCTGATGTCCAGCAAATTGAGAAACAAATGAATAACCAGCTGTTCTACATAGAAACTAAGCTGGATGGTGAACGTATGCAGATGCACAAAGATGGAGatgtgtataaatatttttcccgAAATGGGTTTGACTATACTCAGCAGTTTGGCGCCTCCCCCCTTGATGGTTCATTAACGCCGTTTATTCATAAGATATTTAAGAGCAATATACAGAATTGCATTCTCGATGGTGAAATGATGGCTTACAATCCTGAGACACAAACCTTTATGCAAAAAGGGAACAGGTTTGACATAAAAAGAATGATGGAGGACTCTGATCTGCAGACCTGCTTCTGTGTGTTTGATGTATTGATGGTTAATGATGAGAAGTTGGGGCATGAAGTACTAAGCAAAAGATATGAAATCTTAAGTAGCGTATTTACCCCAGTAACGGGCAGGATACATGTTGTACATAAAAAAAGTGccagaacaagaaaagaagtaattGATGCTTTAAATGAAGCAATAGATAACAGAGAGGAAGGGATTATGGTGAAAGATCCCATGTCCACCTACAAGCCTGACAAACGTGGGGAAGGCTGGTTAAAAATCAAGCCGGAATATGTCAATGGGTTGATGGATGAACTAGACCTTTTAATTGTTGGTGGTTACTGGGGGACGGGCGCACGTGGTGGAATGATGTCTCATTTTCTGTGCGCTATTGCAGAAACACCCCCTCCAAATGAAAAACCTTCCATTTTCCACTCTATTTGTCGTGTTGGCTCTGGCTATACTATGAAGGAATTGCATGATCTGGGTTTGAAACTGGCTAAACACTGGAAGCCCTACCATAGGAGGGATCCTCCCTGTAACATTTTGTGTGGAActgaaaaacctgaaatgtACATTGAACCTTGCAACTCTGTCATAGTTCAGATCAAGGCAGCCGAGATTGTTACCAGTGATATGTACAAAACTGAGTGCACTTTGAGATTCCCCCGGATTGAGAAGATAAGAGAGGACAAAGAATGGTACGAGTGCATGACTTCAGACATGTTAGAAGACCTCAGACGCAAAGCAGAAGGGAAGCTGGCATCTAAGCACCTTCATATAGATGATTATAGTAAgccacaagagaaaaaaaggaaaactgtatcAAAGGTGAGGAAGATAATTGGAATAGCCGAGCAATTTAAAGCTCCTGATCTTTCTAGTGTAAACAAGGTTTCAAGTGTATTTGAAGATATTGAGTTTTGTGTTATGACAGGAACGGGAAAATACTCAAAGTCTGAACTGGAAAGCAGAATAGCCGAATGTGGTGGCAGTGTGGTACAGAACCCAGGGCTGGATACTTACTGTGTCATTGTAGGAACTGAGAATGTCAGAGTGAAAAATATCATTGCTTCCAACAAATACGATGTGGTGAGGGCAGAGTGGATCCTTCAGTGTTTACAACACAAAATGCTGGTGCCTTGGCAGCCAGCCTTTATGATTCACATGTCTCCTGACACAAAAGAAGATTTTGCTCGCGAGTATGATTGTTACGGAGACAGCTACACAGCAGACACAGATGTTGCACAACTGAAGGAAGTGTTCTCAAGAATGAAAGACAATAAGATGATGCTTTTGGAGAAGATTGCAGAGTTAGAAGAACGTTATTCATGGAACAGCTGTCAGCTCAGTATATTCAGAGGAAACACTATTTATGTGGACTTTTATGCTGTTGTTAATGAGCCCAGAACAAAAATCCATGGAACAACACTATCAATTAGAGCTTTGGAGCTCCGTTTTTATGGTGCAAAAGTAGTTCCTCACCTTGAAGAGGGTGTCTCGCATATTGTTATAGGAGAAGATCATTCCCGGGTAGAAGAGATGAAAGCACTCAGGAGaacatttgggaaaaaatttaaaattgtatCTGAGCTGTGGGTAATACAGTCAGTGGAGGAGGGAGTTCCAAAGAATGAAAACCAGTACTTGATTTAA